In Candidatus Methylomirabilota bacterium, one DNA window encodes the following:
- a CDS encoding IS110 family transposase, whose amino-acid sequence AAGKAKKVALTACMRKLLTILNAMLKHQTPWTINIARSS is encoded by the coding sequence TGCAGCCGGGAAAGCGAAGAAGGTCGCCTTGACCGCCTGTATGCGGAAGCTGCTGACCATTCTGAATGCGATGCTCAAACATCAGACCCCGTGGACCATAAATATTGCGCGTAGCTCTTGA